One window of the Anaeromyxobacter dehalogenans 2CP-C genome contains the following:
- a CDS encoding chemotaxis protein CheW: MRDAVEVAGEQAQYLSFRIDGIDYAVPILKVREILQHEEITRVPGTPPSVRGVLNVRGAVVPVVDLAVKFGGSASRPGRFTCVLVVEVEVAGGSLTLGVLADAVNEVVALRPDEIEPSPSFGTGVSVEYLVGMGKVGRGFVLLLDLDRALAAGDAEPERAGDPAADGQGDVPAVAAEPPEGPAVEAAEAAAPPA; the protein is encoded by the coding sequence ATGCGCGACGCGGTGGAGGTGGCCGGCGAGCAGGCGCAGTACCTCTCGTTCCGGATCGACGGGATCGACTACGCGGTCCCGATCCTGAAGGTCCGGGAGATCCTGCAGCACGAGGAGATCACCCGCGTGCCGGGGACGCCGCCGTCGGTCCGCGGCGTGCTCAACGTGCGCGGGGCGGTGGTGCCGGTGGTGGACCTGGCCGTGAAGTTCGGCGGGTCCGCCTCCCGGCCCGGGCGCTTCACCTGCGTGCTGGTGGTCGAGGTGGAGGTGGCGGGCGGGAGCCTCACGCTCGGCGTGCTGGCCGACGCCGTCAACGAGGTGGTGGCGCTTCGCCCGGACGAGATCGAGCCCTCGCCGTCCTTCGGCACCGGCGTGAGCGTGGAGTACCTCGTCGGCATGGGCAAGGTGGGGCGCGGCTTCGTGCTCCTCCTCGACCTCGACCGGGCCCTCGCCGCGGGCGACGCGGAGCCGGAGCGCGCCGGTGACCCCGCGGCGGACGGGCAGGGCGACGTCCCGGCGGTGGCGGCGGAGCCGCCGGAGGGCCCCGCGGTCGAGGCCGCCGAGGCAGCGGCCCCGCCGGCCTGA
- a CDS encoding ABC transporter ATP-binding protein produces the protein MLVVEDLYAGYGLSEVLVGTSLEVKAGSVVALIGANGAGKTTTMRAVSGLLRPARGRVLLDGAPVQGQAASRIARLGLAHAPEGRKVFGPLPVEDNLLLGAYRRLPRFFGFHRRAAADLEHVYELFPRLKERRRQAAGTLSGGEQQMLAIGRALMARPKVMLLDEPSMGLAPVIVQEVFRTIRRLKAEGMTMLLVEQFAKTALEVADYAYVMERGRIAIEGTPAELARDERVLAAYLG, from the coding sequence ATGCTGGTCGTCGAGGATCTCTACGCAGGATACGGGCTGAGCGAGGTGCTGGTGGGGACCTCGCTCGAGGTGAAGGCCGGCTCGGTGGTCGCGCTCATCGGCGCGAACGGCGCCGGCAAGACCACCACCATGCGGGCGGTGTCCGGGCTGCTCCGGCCCGCGCGCGGGCGCGTGCTGCTCGACGGCGCGCCGGTGCAGGGGCAGGCGGCCTCGCGGATCGCGCGGCTCGGCCTCGCCCACGCGCCGGAGGGGCGCAAGGTGTTCGGCCCGCTGCCCGTGGAGGACAACCTGCTGCTCGGCGCCTACCGCCGGCTGCCCCGCTTCTTCGGGTTCCACCGCCGGGCCGCGGCCGACCTGGAGCACGTCTACGAGCTGTTCCCGCGCCTGAAGGAGCGGCGCCGGCAGGCCGCCGGCACGCTCTCCGGCGGCGAGCAGCAGATGCTCGCCATCGGCCGCGCGCTCATGGCCCGGCCGAAGGTGATGCTGCTCGACGAGCCGTCGATGGGGCTCGCGCCGGTGATCGTCCAGGAGGTCTTCCGGACCATCCGCCGCCTCAAGGCCGAGGGCATGACCATGCTGCTCGTGGAGCAGTTCGCGAAGACCGCGCTCGAGGTGGCCGACTACGCGTACGTGATGGAGCGCGGCCGGATCGCCATCGAGGGGACGCCCGCCGAGCTCGCCCGCGACGAGCGCGTGCTCGCGGCCTACCTCGGGTGA
- a CDS encoding YebC/PmpR family DNA-binding transcriptional regulator: MGRIFETRKATMFARWNKMAKAFTRISKDIAIAVKGGGPNPDNNPALRRVLQNARHLNMPKDKVEAAIKRASGQDQQAYEVVVYEGYAPHGVAVMVETATDNVVRTVANVRMHFKNNGGNMGNTGSVAFQFRRMGVFRLAPEGIDQDALELDLIDHGLEEMGESTGEKGEKVLVIRCAFESFGQLQAALEQRKLNVLSSESEYVAQTPVQLPEEQAREVLELVDALEQDEDVQHVFHNLA, translated from the coding sequence ATGGGTCGCATCTTCGAGACGCGCAAGGCCACCATGTTCGCCCGGTGGAACAAGATGGCGAAGGCCTTCACGCGGATCAGCAAGGACATCGCCATCGCGGTGAAGGGGGGCGGCCCGAACCCGGACAACAACCCCGCCCTGCGCCGCGTGCTGCAGAACGCCCGGCACCTCAACATGCCGAAGGACAAGGTCGAGGCCGCCATCAAGCGGGCCAGCGGCCAGGACCAGCAGGCCTACGAGGTGGTGGTCTACGAGGGCTACGCGCCGCACGGCGTCGCGGTCATGGTCGAGACCGCGACGGACAACGTGGTCCGCACCGTCGCGAACGTGCGCATGCACTTCAAGAACAACGGCGGCAACATGGGGAACACGGGCAGCGTGGCGTTCCAGTTCCGCCGCATGGGCGTGTTCCGCCTCGCGCCCGAGGGCATCGACCAGGACGCGCTCGAGCTCGACCTCATCGACCACGGCCTGGAGGAGATGGGCGAGAGCACCGGCGAGAAGGGCGAGAAGGTGCTCGTCATCCGCTGCGCGTTCGAGAGCTTCGGCCAGCTCCAGGCGGCGCTGGAGCAGCGGAAGCTGAACGTGCTCTCCTCCGAGTCGGAGTACGTGGCGCAGACGCCGGTGCAGCTCCCGGAGGAGCAGGCGCGCGAGGTGCTCGAGCTGGTGGACGCGCTCGAGCAGGACGAGGACGTCCAGCACGTCTTCCACAACCTGGCCTGA
- a CDS encoding branched-chain amino acid ABC transporter permease — MAVSGALMGLVYALIAYGFQLTYATSKSLNFGQGELVMVSAFFSLTLLDLGVPYWLMVPGGLVFGALLGLAVERAGVRLALEQKSEGWILLTIILGLFLFSAAENVWGRDDRPFPTPISSDPIHVLGVDVTPLELSVAVGVIAVMALIEVFKRRTLLGKAFEAVSADRDAGELMGISATRTVMLSYALSGTVAALAGILVSPITTVGPTMASALVLKAFSVAVVAGLDSGFGVVLIGLLLGALESLASFYVGSGWREAPGLVLLILALAVRPTGVFGKAAIRKV, encoded by the coding sequence ATGGCCGTCAGCGGAGCGTTGATGGGGCTCGTCTACGCCCTCATCGCCTACGGCTTCCAGCTCACCTACGCCACCAGCAAGAGCCTGAACTTCGGCCAGGGCGAGCTGGTGATGGTGTCCGCCTTCTTCAGCCTGACGCTGCTCGACCTGGGCGTGCCCTACTGGCTCATGGTGCCGGGCGGGCTCGTCTTCGGGGCGCTGCTCGGCCTCGCGGTGGAGCGCGCCGGCGTGCGGCTCGCGCTGGAGCAGAAGAGCGAGGGCTGGATCCTCCTCACCATCATCCTCGGGCTGTTCCTGTTCTCCGCGGCGGAGAACGTGTGGGGCCGCGACGACCGGCCCTTCCCCACGCCCATCTCCTCCGATCCGATCCACGTCCTCGGCGTGGACGTGACCCCGCTCGAGCTGTCCGTCGCGGTGGGCGTCATCGCGGTGATGGCGCTCATCGAGGTGTTCAAGCGGCGCACCCTGCTCGGCAAGGCGTTCGAGGCGGTGTCCGCCGATCGCGACGCGGGCGAGCTGATGGGCATCTCCGCCACGCGCACCGTGATGCTCTCCTACGCGCTGTCCGGCACGGTCGCGGCGCTCGCCGGCATCCTGGTCTCGCCCATCACCACGGTGGGGCCGACCATGGCGTCCGCGCTGGTGCTGAAGGCGTTCTCGGTGGCGGTGGTGGCCGGGCTCGACTCCGGCTTCGGCGTGGTGCTCATCGGCCTGCTGCTCGGCGCGCTGGAGAGCCTGGCGAGCTTCTACGTGGGCAGCGGCTGGCGCGAGGCGCCGGGGCTCGTCCTCCTCATCCTGGCCCTGGCCGTGCGCCCGACCGGCGTGTTCGGCAAGGCCGCCATCCGCAAGGTCTGA
- a CDS encoding sulfite exporter TauE/SafE family protein — protein MSLAEAALLSAAAFGAGALNAVAGGGSFLTLPALVVVGASPIVANATGTVALLPGYLSGTWGFREDIRPPPGLSLRALLLLGLAGGAAGAALLLLTPAPAFRRLVPWLLLAATALFALAPRLLRAARGEAAHAAQDAAGSPARWAAAGVLAVSAYGGYFNGGLGVLLLALFALLGQTDLNAMNGLKNLLSAALAAIAVALYAAGGLVRWPEAALMTAGATAGGYLGARVARHIPGAWLRRGIVATGLAMAAAFFARG, from the coding sequence GTGAGCCTCGCGGAGGCGGCGTTGCTCTCGGCCGCGGCCTTCGGGGCGGGCGCCCTCAACGCGGTGGCGGGCGGGGGGAGCTTCCTCACCCTCCCGGCGCTGGTGGTGGTGGGCGCCTCGCCCATCGTCGCGAACGCGACCGGCACGGTGGCGCTGCTGCCGGGCTACCTGTCGGGCACCTGGGGCTTCCGCGAGGACATCCGGCCGCCGCCGGGCCTGTCGCTGCGCGCGCTGCTGCTGCTCGGCCTCGCAGGCGGCGCGGCCGGCGCGGCCCTGCTGCTGCTCACGCCGGCGCCGGCCTTCCGGCGCCTCGTCCCGTGGCTCTTGCTCGCGGCGACGGCGCTGTTCGCGCTCGCGCCGCGCCTGCTCCGGGCGGCGCGCGGCGAGGCGGCGCACGCGGCGCAGGACGCGGCGGGATCGCCGGCCCGCTGGGCGGCGGCGGGCGTGCTCGCGGTGAGCGCCTACGGGGGCTACTTCAACGGCGGCCTGGGCGTGCTCCTGCTGGCCCTGTTCGCGCTCCTGGGCCAGACCGATCTCAACGCGATGAACGGCCTGAAGAACCTGCTCTCGGCCGCGCTCGCCGCGATCGCGGTGGCGCTCTACGCGGCGGGCGGTCTCGTCCGCTGGCCGGAGGCGGCGCTCATGACCGCGGGCGCGACGGCGGGCGGCTACCTGGGCGCGCGCGTCGCGCGGCACATCCCCGGGGCGTGGCTCCGCCGCGGCATCGTCGCCACGGGCCTCGCCATGGCGGCCGCGTTCTTCGCGCGGGGCTGA
- a CDS encoding DMT family transporter, which translates to MSAPPAAAAAGPRARGTAAAYLFLALAAAFWSGNFVVGRAVHGRVPPVGLAFWRWAVALALLLPLARRPLAAQWRTILRAWRIVIPLGVLGVGNFNLFVYLGLTRTTATSALLLQSACPAFIAALSPLLGGGRPGRRQLAGIAVSLAGVLVILGRGTLSALAGLAFGPGDLWVLAAVLSWALYTLLLARRPAGVDPVALLAALVAVGVAWIAPFYAWELASGARMALDGVTAASVAYVAVFASVLAYRLWNEGVARVGANRAGPFIHLMPAFGSLLAVALLGEAFRPFHLAGLALVLGGVTLAGTSGRRGRAAA; encoded by the coding sequence GTGAGCGCGCCCCCCGCGGCGGCCGCCGCCGGTCCGCGGGCGCGCGGCACGGCCGCCGCGTACCTGTTCCTCGCGCTCGCGGCCGCGTTCTGGTCCGGCAACTTCGTGGTGGGCCGGGCCGTCCACGGCCGCGTGCCGCCCGTCGGGCTCGCGTTCTGGCGCTGGGCGGTGGCGCTCGCGCTGCTCCTCCCGCTGGCGCGCCGCCCGCTCGCGGCGCAGTGGCGCACGATCCTCCGCGCGTGGCGGATCGTGATCCCGCTCGGCGTCCTGGGCGTCGGCAACTTCAACCTGTTCGTCTACCTCGGCCTCACCCGCACCACCGCCACCAGCGCGCTCCTGCTCCAGTCGGCCTGCCCCGCGTTCATCGCGGCGCTGTCGCCGCTCCTCGGCGGCGGCCGCCCCGGGCGGCGGCAGCTCGCGGGCATCGCGGTCTCGCTCGCCGGCGTGCTGGTCATCCTGGGCCGCGGCACGCTCTCGGCGCTGGCCGGCCTCGCGTTCGGCCCGGGCGACCTGTGGGTGCTCGCCGCGGTGCTGAGCTGGGCGCTCTACACGCTGCTCCTCGCGCGCCGGCCGGCCGGGGTGGACCCGGTGGCGCTGCTCGCGGCGCTGGTGGCGGTGGGCGTCGCCTGGATCGCGCCGTTCTACGCCTGGGAGCTGGCCTCGGGGGCGCGGATGGCGCTCGACGGCGTGACCGCGGCGAGCGTGGCGTACGTGGCGGTGTTCGCCTCGGTGCTGGCGTACCGGCTCTGGAACGAAGGGGTGGCCCGCGTCGGCGCGAACCGGGCCGGCCCGTTCATCCACCTCATGCCGGCGTTCGGCTCGCTGCTCGCGGTGGCGCTGCTCGGCGAGGCGTTCCGGCCCTTCCACCTGGCCGGCCTGGCGCTGGTGCTCGGGGGCGTGACGCTCGCCGGGACCTCCGGGCGCCGCGGGCGCGCCGCGGCCTGA
- a CDS encoding branched-chain amino acid ABC transporter ATP-binding protein/permease, with protein MLRRLLLVRGAEVVLFALLAAVPLAVHNPYALGLLTLLAIYGILLIGLDVTVGYLGQVNLAHAAFLGLGAYTAGIAVTKLGLGLVPVLLLAPTVAFVIGALLALPSLRLEGPQFALATLSFLALTTTALNELEWLTAGAQGLSLDRPPLLGHELSPRDFYWLCMLLLACVWVAMRNLLSSQWGRAFEALRDSPIATDAMGVGTYRHKVAAFAFGSGLGGLAGALYAFNFEYLQPQSFVYELTITLLLGVVLGGRKSLWGAFVGATLVALLPNLLSNRVLFQVFSGLGLAVALAAGARGLARRTMRPFQAIAPAVATGALVVGGMLVENTEDWRKAIFALMLFAVVVGLPEGLMGFAGKFLARLFRVAPPPLPAPAPLDHVLPPRTADGAAILELRDLKRHFGGVKAVDGVSLTVRAGAVHGLIGPNGSGKSTLVNVVSGLYTPSSGEMALRGKPLPAGSLFHTARTGLARTFQNLQLFVGLTALENVMVALQGVYRAPLPLVLLGLGRAEERRAQADALALLEFVGLADQARTPARDLTYGAQRFLEIARALARRPEVLILDEPAAGLAHPDVVKQVELIRRIHQRGVTVVLIEHHMDVVTSLCSTVTALDGGRLIAEGTPDEVKRNPRVVEAYLGNVAPDPAPQPAAGAPA; from the coding sequence ATGCTGAGACGACTGCTCCTGGTCCGCGGCGCCGAGGTGGTGCTGTTCGCGCTGCTCGCCGCGGTCCCGCTCGCCGTCCACAACCCGTACGCGCTCGGCCTGCTCACGCTGCTCGCCATCTACGGCATCCTGCTCATCGGCCTCGACGTCACCGTCGGCTACCTGGGCCAGGTCAACCTGGCGCACGCCGCGTTCCTGGGGCTGGGCGCCTACACCGCCGGCATCGCGGTGACGAAGCTCGGCCTCGGGCTCGTGCCGGTGCTGCTCCTCGCGCCCACCGTCGCGTTCGTGATCGGCGCGCTCCTCGCGCTCCCCTCGCTGCGCCTGGAGGGGCCGCAGTTCGCGCTCGCCACCCTCAGCTTCCTGGCGCTCACCACCACCGCGCTGAACGAGCTGGAGTGGCTGACCGCCGGCGCGCAGGGCCTGAGCCTGGATCGCCCGCCGCTCCTCGGCCACGAGCTCAGCCCGCGCGACTTCTACTGGCTGTGCATGCTGCTGCTCGCCTGCGTCTGGGTGGCCATGCGCAACCTGCTCTCCTCGCAGTGGGGCCGCGCCTTCGAGGCGCTCCGCGACAGCCCCATCGCCACCGACGCCATGGGCGTCGGCACCTACCGCCACAAGGTGGCCGCGTTCGCGTTCGGCTCCGGCCTGGGCGGCCTGGCCGGCGCGCTCTACGCGTTCAACTTCGAGTACCTGCAGCCGCAGTCGTTCGTGTACGAGCTCACCATCACGCTGCTGCTCGGCGTGGTGCTGGGCGGGCGCAAGAGCCTGTGGGGCGCGTTCGTGGGCGCGACGCTGGTGGCGCTGCTCCCGAACCTGCTCTCCAACCGCGTCCTGTTCCAGGTGTTCTCGGGCCTCGGCCTGGCGGTGGCGCTCGCGGCCGGCGCCCGCGGCCTGGCCCGCCGCACGATGCGGCCGTTCCAGGCCATCGCCCCGGCGGTCGCCACCGGCGCGCTGGTGGTGGGCGGCATGCTGGTGGAGAACACCGAGGACTGGCGCAAGGCGATCTTCGCGCTGATGCTGTTCGCGGTGGTGGTGGGCCTGCCCGAGGGGCTGATGGGCTTCGCCGGCAAGTTCCTGGCGCGCCTGTTCCGCGTGGCGCCGCCGCCCCTCCCCGCCCCCGCCCCGCTCGATCACGTGCTCCCACCGCGCACCGCCGACGGCGCCGCCATCCTCGAGCTGCGCGACCTGAAGCGCCACTTCGGCGGCGTGAAGGCGGTGGACGGGGTGAGCCTCACGGTGCGCGCCGGCGCGGTGCACGGCCTCATCGGCCCGAACGGCTCGGGCAAGAGCACGCTCGTGAACGTGGTCTCCGGGCTGTACACGCCCAGCTCCGGCGAGATGGCGCTGCGCGGGAAGCCGCTCCCGGCGGGCAGCCTGTTCCACACCGCCCGCACCGGCCTCGCCCGCACCTTCCAGAACCTGCAGCTCTTCGTCGGCCTCACCGCGCTCGAGAACGTGATGGTGGCGCTCCAGGGCGTGTACCGCGCGCCGCTCCCGCTCGTCCTGCTCGGCCTCGGCCGCGCCGAGGAGCGCCGGGCGCAGGCCGACGCGCTCGCGCTGCTCGAGTTCGTGGGGCTGGCCGACCAGGCGCGCACGCCGGCGAGGGACCTCACCTACGGCGCGCAGCGCTTCCTGGAGATCGCCCGGGCCCTGGCGCGGCGCCCCGAGGTGCTCATCCTCGACGAGCCGGCCGCCGGCCTGGCCCACCCCGACGTGGTGAAGCAGGTGGAGCTGATCCGGCGGATCCACCAGCGCGGCGTCACCGTGGTGCTCATCGAGCACCACATGGACGTGGTCACCTCGCTCTGCAGCACGGTGACCGCGCTCGACGGCGGCAGGCTCATCGCCGAGGGCACGCCGGACGAGGTGAAGCGCAACCCCAGGGTGGTCGAGGCCTACCTCGGCAACGTGGCGCCCGACCCGGCGCCGCAGCCCGCCGCCGGCGCGCCGGCCTGA
- a CDS encoding methyl-accepting chemotaxis protein, with protein MRKFSIGVRLTFAFMLVTAAFVAVGFFALSRLAQLDQGLDEVARQRLRSLEMAIRGLHVTAQQANHVGVMLSTDDPAEALRRMETIVELRKEAQRANEEGDKLAAMEGGITVVDNERTKQVLAELAVRRAHLGKTFQKTLDTARTLNLPETKRVTRDDLVPALTAVEFGWSDYTKAQGAQMQEAAEAGHAMYESARVLVVGVLLSTAVLAIVLSFWVTRTIVLPLGSAVKAADRIAAGDLRDTVEVTGRDELGKLLAAMKTMGEKLAQVISEVRSGADALAGASSQVSSTAQTLSQGTGEQAASVEETTSSLEAMHASITQNADSARQTEGAAKAQAASAGRSGTAVTETVSAMRSIAEKISIIEEIAYQTNLLALNAAIEAARAGDHGRGFAVVATEVRKLAERAQKAAGEIGTLAESSLSVAEESGRLITDLVPAIQKTADLVQEVAAASQEQSERVSQVSKAMGVVDQVTQRNATAAEELSSTAEELASQAEGLQQLMGFFTVREERRSAARYVPPRPPAPAPLPALDRPWPQAEQRNGKPAAAGEFKRF; from the coding sequence ATGCGGAAGTTCTCGATCGGCGTCCGCCTCACCTTCGCCTTCATGCTCGTCACCGCCGCGTTCGTGGCGGTCGGCTTCTTCGCGCTCTCGCGCCTGGCCCAGCTCGACCAGGGGCTCGACGAGGTGGCGCGGCAGCGCCTGCGCTCGCTCGAGATGGCGATCCGCGGGCTCCACGTGACGGCGCAGCAGGCGAACCACGTCGGCGTGATGCTCTCGACCGACGATCCCGCCGAGGCGCTCCGCCGCATGGAGACCATCGTCGAGCTGCGCAAGGAGGCGCAGCGGGCGAACGAGGAGGGCGACAAGCTCGCCGCCATGGAGGGCGGCATCACCGTGGTGGACAACGAGCGCACCAAGCAGGTGCTGGCGGAGCTCGCGGTGCGCCGCGCCCACCTCGGCAAGACGTTCCAGAAGACGCTCGACACCGCCCGCACGCTGAACCTGCCCGAGACGAAGCGCGTGACGCGCGACGACCTCGTGCCGGCGCTGACCGCGGTGGAGTTCGGCTGGTCCGACTACACGAAGGCCCAGGGCGCGCAGATGCAGGAGGCGGCCGAGGCCGGGCACGCCATGTACGAGTCGGCCCGGGTGCTGGTGGTGGGGGTGCTGCTCTCCACCGCGGTGCTCGCCATCGTGCTCTCGTTCTGGGTGACGCGCACCATCGTCCTGCCGCTCGGCAGCGCGGTGAAGGCCGCCGACCGGATCGCCGCGGGCGACCTGCGCGACACGGTGGAGGTCACCGGCCGGGACGAGCTCGGCAAGCTGCTCGCCGCCATGAAGACCATGGGCGAGAAGCTGGCGCAGGTCATCTCGGAGGTCCGCTCCGGCGCCGACGCGCTGGCCGGCGCCTCGTCGCAGGTCTCCTCCACCGCCCAGACCCTCTCGCAGGGCACCGGCGAGCAGGCGGCCAGCGTCGAGGAGACGACCTCCTCGCTCGAGGCGATGCACGCCTCCATCACGCAGAACGCCGACAGCGCGCGCCAGACCGAGGGCGCCGCGAAGGCGCAGGCCGCCAGCGCGGGGCGCAGCGGCACCGCGGTCACCGAGACGGTCTCGGCGATGCGCTCCATCGCGGAGAAGATCTCGATCATCGAGGAGATCGCCTACCAGACCAACCTGCTCGCCCTGAACGCGGCCATCGAGGCGGCCCGCGCCGGCGACCACGGGCGGGGATTCGCGGTGGTCGCCACCGAGGTGCGCAAGCTCGCCGAGCGCGCGCAGAAGGCGGCGGGCGAGATCGGCACGCTGGCCGAGAGCTCGCTCTCGGTGGCCGAGGAGAGCGGCCGGCTCATCACCGACCTCGTCCCGGCCATCCAGAAGACGGCCGACCTGGTGCAGGAGGTGGCGGCGGCGTCGCAGGAGCAGAGCGAGCGCGTCTCGCAGGTCAGCAAGGCCATGGGGGTGGTGGACCAGGTCACGCAGCGGAACGCCACCGCGGCCGAGGAGCTGAGCTCCACCGCCGAGGAGCTGGCCTCGCAGGCCGAGGGCCTGCAGCAGCTCATGGGCTTCTTCACGGTCCGCGAGGAGCGGCGGAGCGCGGCGCGCTACGTCCCCCCGCGCCCGCCGGCGCCCGCGCCGCTCCCGGCGCTCGACCGCCCCTGGCCGCAGGCCGAGCAGCGCAACGGCAAGCCGGCCGCGGCGGGCGAGTTCAAGCGGTTCTAG
- a CDS encoding ABC transporter substrate-binding protein produces MTKLLGTLLLCALALPARAADTVKIAVTGPFSGGSAPMGSSMRDGAKLAIAEINAAGGIQVGARKLKIEVVERDDEAKNERGALIGQELASMADLAGVIGSVNTGVVMAGDKHLQEKGITKIITPAAGSASMTQWAKGAEGPKTLSIFRFAAHDGIQAAMVVEEAINRKLTKVALLHDSTNYGVSGRDDLLRQIKLQGDKLQVIATEKFNIGDKDMTAQLLRAKAGGAQAILIWGIGPELAVAANGMAKLNIKAPLIGGWTLSMSNYIDNAGKNGNGTLMPQTFIEEPVTPKAKAFIDAYHKAYGVTRIPSPVSAAQGYDAVYLFAAAVKQAGTTDTRKITEALEDLKEPVQGVIATWVHPYKKWDPSNVETHEAFRREQVVMGMVKDGRVVFANESDRARLAKGAQNKM; encoded by the coding sequence ATGACCAAGCTGTTGGGTACCCTGCTTCTCTGTGCACTTGCCCTGCCCGCCCGGGCAGCCGACACCGTCAAGATCGCCGTCACCGGGCCGTTCAGCGGCGGGTCCGCGCCGATGGGCTCCTCGATGCGGGACGGCGCCAAGCTCGCCATCGCCGAGATCAACGCGGCCGGCGGCATCCAGGTCGGCGCCCGCAAGCTGAAGATCGAGGTCGTCGAGCGCGACGACGAGGCCAAGAACGAGCGCGGCGCGCTCATCGGCCAGGAGCTGGCCTCGATGGCCGACCTCGCCGGCGTGATCGGCTCGGTCAACACCGGCGTGGTGATGGCCGGCGACAAGCACCTCCAGGAGAAGGGCATCACCAAGATCATCACGCCCGCCGCCGGCTCGGCCTCGATGACCCAGTGGGCCAAGGGCGCCGAGGGGCCGAAGACGCTCTCCATCTTCCGCTTCGCCGCGCACGACGGCATCCAGGCCGCCATGGTGGTCGAGGAGGCGATCAACCGGAAGCTCACCAAGGTCGCGCTCCTGCACGACTCGACGAACTACGGCGTGTCCGGCCGCGACGACCTGCTCCGGCAGATCAAGCTGCAGGGCGACAAGCTCCAGGTGATCGCCACCGAGAAGTTCAACATCGGCGACAAGGACATGACCGCGCAGCTGCTCCGGGCCAAGGCCGGCGGCGCGCAGGCGATCCTGATCTGGGGCATCGGGCCGGAGCTGGCCGTGGCCGCGAACGGCATGGCCAAGCTGAACATCAAGGCGCCGCTCATCGGCGGCTGGACGCTGTCGATGTCCAACTACATCGACAACGCCGGCAAGAACGGCAACGGCACGCTCATGCCGCAGACGTTCATCGAGGAGCCGGTCACGCCGAAGGCGAAGGCGTTCATCGACGCGTACCACAAGGCGTACGGCGTGACCCGCATCCCGTCGCCCGTCTCCGCCGCGCAGGGCTACGACGCCGTGTACCTGTTCGCCGCCGCGGTGAAGCAGGCCGGCACCACCGACACCCGCAAGATCACCGAGGCGCTCGAGGATCTGAAGGAGCCGGTGCAGGGCGTGATCGCGACCTGGGTCCACCCGTACAAGAAGTGGGACCCGTCGAACGTCGAGACGCACGAGGCGTTCCGCCGCGAGCAGGTGGTGATGGGCATGGTCAAGGACGGGCGCGTCGTGTTCGCGAACGAGTCCGATCGCGCCCGCCTCGCGAAGGGCGCCCAGAACAAGATGTAG